A single region of the Lepus europaeus isolate LE1 chromosome 1, mLepTim1.pri, whole genome shotgun sequence genome encodes:
- the LOC133767582 gene encoding protein transport protein Sec61 subunit beta-like — MGSSGRSPNKAVAARAAGSTVWQRKNASCGTRSAGRTTSAGTGGMWRFYTEDSPGLKVGPVPVLVMSLLFIASVFMLHVWGTYTRS, encoded by the coding sequence ATGGGCTCCTCAGGACGCTCTCCTAACAAAGCAGTGGCCGCGCGTGCGGCGGGATCCACCGTCTGGCAGAGGAAGAATGCCAGCTGTGGGACAAGGAGCGCAGGCCGCACGACCTCCGCCGGCACCGGGGGCATGTGGCGGTTCTACACCGAAGACTCCCCCGGGCTCAAAGTTGGCCCTGTTCCAGTGTTGGTTATGAGTCTCCTGTTCATCGCTTCCGTGTTTATGTTGCACGTTTGGGGCACGTACACTCGTTCATAG